In the genome of Sphingomonas naphthae, one region contains:
- a CDS encoding cytochrome c oxidase subunit 3, which yields MAGAKNHDYHILPPSPWPFLGSAAALLLAVGGIRYMHSMAFGGTTLILGVLAILGVMAGWWGQVIREGKHGDHTPVVQLHFRYGMILFIASEVMFFVGWFWSWFDFSLFPSTAEAVGGVWPPKGIEVIDPFHFPLLNTLILLCSGTTVTWAHHALIHNDRKGLINGLWCTIILGLVFSCIQAYEYAHAPFAFKGLNYGAAFFMATGFHGFHVIVGTIFLIVCLVRAYKGDFTPKAHFGFEAAAWYWHFVDVVWLFLFLSIYIWGGWGATIHAG from the coding sequence ATGGCCGGTGCGAAGAACCACGATTATCATATCCTGCCGCCGAGCCCGTGGCCGTTCCTCGGCTCGGCCGCCGCGCTGCTGCTGGCCGTGGGTGGCATCCGCTACATGCACAGCATGGCGTTCGGCGGGACGACGCTGATCCTCGGCGTGCTCGCCATCCTCGGCGTGATGGCCGGCTGGTGGGGTCAGGTGATCCGCGAAGGCAAGCATGGCGATCATACGCCGGTGGTTCAGCTCCACTTCCGCTACGGCATGATCCTGTTCATCGCCTCCGAAGTGATGTTCTTCGTCGGCTGGTTCTGGTCGTGGTTCGATTTCTCGCTCTTCCCCTCGACGGCCGAGGCGGTGGGCGGCGTGTGGCCGCCCAAGGGGATCGAGGTGATCGATCCCTTCCACTTCCCGCTGCTCAACACGCTGATCCTGCTCTGCTCGGGCACCACCGTGACCTGGGCGCACCACGCGCTGATCCACAATGATCGCAAGGGCCTCATCAACGGCCTGTGGTGCACGATCATCCTGGGCCTCGTGTTCAGCTGCATCCAGGCCTATGAATATGCCCACGCTCCGTTCGCGTTTAAGGGCCTGAACTATGGCGCGGCCTTCTTCATGGCGACCGGCTTCCACGGCTTCCACGTCATCGTCGGCACGATCTTCCTGATCGTCTGCCTGGTGCGCGCCTATAAGGGCGATTTCACCCCGAAGGCCCATTTCGGCTTCGAGGCGGCCGCCTGGTACTGGCATTTCGTCGACGTGGTGTGGCTCTTCCTCTTCCTCTCCATCTACATCTGGGGCGGCTGGGGCGCGACGATCCACGCGGGTTAA
- the rutB gene encoding pyrimidine utilization protein B encodes MAEASPVIVERPGQAATRSVVLPARPEPIRVSADDTAIVVIDMQNAYASEGGYVDLAGFDISGARGTIGAITKVLETARGAGMPVIYLQNGWDADYVEAGGPGSPNWHKSNALKTMRARPELKGQLLARGGWDYELVDALAPQPGDIRLHKTRYSAFFNSQLDSVLRARGIRMIVFVGIATNVCVESTLRDGFHLEYFGIMLEDATHHLGPPAMQEATVYNVEKFFGWVATVNDFCGAIGQMPE; translated from the coding sequence ATGGCCGAAGCATCTCCCGTGATCGTCGAGCGGCCGGGGCAGGCCGCGACCCGCAGCGTCGTGCTGCCCGCCCGGCCCGAGCCGATCCGCGTCTCGGCGGACGACACCGCGATCGTCGTGATCGACATGCAGAACGCCTATGCCAGCGAGGGCGGATACGTCGATCTGGCGGGCTTCGACATTTCCGGCGCGCGCGGCACGATCGGGGCGATCACCAAGGTGCTGGAAACCGCGCGCGGCGCGGGGATGCCGGTCATCTACCTGCAAAACGGCTGGGACGCCGACTATGTCGAGGCGGGCGGCCCCGGTAGCCCGAATTGGCACAAGTCCAATGCGCTCAAGACGATGCGCGCCCGGCCCGAGCTGAAGGGGCAGCTGCTGGCGCGCGGCGGCTGGGATTATGAGCTGGTCGATGCGCTGGCGCCGCAGCCCGGCGACATCCGCCTCCACAAGACGCGCTATTCGGCCTTCTTCAACAGCCAGCTCGATAGCGTGCTGCGCGCGCGCGGTATCAGGATGATCGTGTTCGTCGGCATCGCCACCAACGTCTGCGTCGAATCGACGCTGCGCGACGGCTTCCACCTCGAATATTTCGGCATCATGCTGGAGGATGCGACCCACCACCTCGGCCCGCCCGCGATGCAGGAGGCGACCGTCTACAATGTCGAGAAATTCTTCGGCTGGGTCGCCACGGTGAACGATTTCTGCGGCGCCATCGGCCAGATGCCCGAATGA
- the rutD gene encoding pyrimidine utilization protein D: MLRYPRNDEAGHPRMIAGLHYELGGREDGPVVLFSSGLGGSGGYWAPNLPAFARDYRTLTYDQRGTGRSDRVLQDPLSIEAMADDILALLDGLGIEKVHLVGHALGGIIGLALALKAPERLDKLVVINGWATPDPHLLRCFETRLALLADSGPRAFLRAQPIFLYPATWISQNSAQIEAEEPHHLAAMPTPAAIARRIQALLAFDSSARLRDIPHPVLAVAAADDMLTPATTSARLAEGLPHGKLVTMPWGGHACNITHPAHFDRLVLDFLRIAAPRRQRFKGVS, translated from the coding sequence TTGCTTCGCTACCCTCGCAATGACGAAGCGGGCCATCCGCGCATGATCGCCGGGCTGCACTACGAACTTGGCGGGCGGGAGGACGGCCCGGTGGTGCTGTTCTCCTCCGGGCTCGGCGGATCGGGCGGCTATTGGGCGCCCAACCTGCCCGCCTTCGCCCGCGATTATCGCACCCTCACCTACGATCAGCGCGGCACCGGCCGGTCGGATCGCGTGCTTCAGGATCCGTTGTCGATCGAGGCGATGGCGGACGATATCCTTGCCCTGCTCGACGGGCTCGGCATCGAAAAGGTCCATCTCGTCGGCCATGCGCTGGGCGGGATCATCGGCCTCGCGCTGGCGCTGAAGGCGCCCGAGCGGCTCGACAAACTGGTCGTCATCAACGGCTGGGCGACGCCCGATCCGCATCTGCTGCGCTGTTTCGAAACGCGGCTGGCGCTGCTGGCGGATAGTGGCCCGCGCGCCTTCCTGCGCGCCCAGCCGATCTTCCTCTACCCCGCCACCTGGATCTCGCAGAACAGCGCGCAGATCGAGGCGGAGGAGCCGCACCATCTGGCGGCGATGCCCACCCCCGCCGCGATCGCCCGGCGCATCCAGGCGCTGCTCGCGTTCGACAGCTCGGCCCGGCTGCGCGACATTCCCCACCCCGTGCTGGCGGTGGCGGCGGCGGACGACATGCTGACCCCGGCCACCACCTCGGCCCGTCTCGCCGAGGGGCTGCCCCATGGCAAGCTCGTGACGATGCCGTGGGGCGGCCACGCCTGCAACATCACCCATCCCGCGCATTTCGACCGGCTGGTGCTGGATTTCCTCCGCATCGCCGCCCCGCGCAGACAACGTTTCAAGGGAGTGTCCTGA
- the rutC gene encoding pyrimidine utilization protein C, with protein sequence MPFEPINPPQFPTPIAPYSAGAKAGNVVYVSGVLALGEGGVVLHVGDAAAQTRAVLEVIKTTLEAAGATMADVAMNHIFLKDLADYAAFNAVYAEYFPGAKPARYCIKTELVKPDCLVEMASVAHL encoded by the coding sequence ATGCCCTTCGAGCCGATCAACCCGCCGCAATTCCCCACCCCGATCGCGCCATACTCGGCCGGGGCGAAGGCGGGGAATGTCGTCTATGTCTCGGGCGTGCTGGCGCTGGGCGAGGGCGGGGTAGTGCTGCATGTCGGCGATGCGGCGGCGCAGACGCGGGCCGTGCTGGAGGTCATCAAGACCACCTTGGAGGCGGCCGGGGCGACGATGGCGGATGTGGCGATGAACCACATCTTCCTGAAGGATCTGGCCGATTATGCCGCGTTCAACGCGGTCTATGCGGAGTATTTTCCGGGCGCCAAGCCCGCGCGCTATTGCATCAAGACAGAGCTGGTGAAGCCCGACTGCCTCGTCGAGATGGCCAGCGTCGCGCATCTGTGA
- the rutA gene encoding pyrimidine utilization protein A, translating into MQVGVFVPINNNGWLISENAPQYKPSFDLNKEIAIRAEKHGLDFLLSMIKLRGFGGKTEFWEYGLESFTLMAGLAAVTEKIKIFATCPTLVIPPAFAARMCNTIDSISHGRFGLNLITGWQPPEYTQMGLWPGDEHFRSRYKVLDEYAHILRELWETGTSDFKGQYYQMDDCRVWPKPTADMKIICAGSSDEGLAFSAKWADYAFCLGKGVNTPTAFAFNNDRLAKATAVTGRDVSVFVLIMVIAAETDEEAMAKWKSYNDGVDIDAISWLAEQGAKDKVNTDTNVRQLAAPEGAVNINMGTLVGSYESVARMLDEMAEVPNTGGVLLTFDDFVEGVENFGTRIQPLMRSRR; encoded by the coding sequence ATGCAGGTCGGCGTTTTCGTGCCCATCAACAACAATGGCTGGCTGATCTCGGAGAATGCGCCGCAGTACAAGCCGAGCTTCGACCTGAACAAGGAGATCGCGATCCGCGCCGAAAAGCACGGCCTCGATTTCCTGCTCTCGATGATCAAGCTGCGCGGCTTCGGCGGGAAGACCGAATTCTGGGAATATGGGCTGGAGAGCTTCACCCTGATGGCCGGGCTGGCGGCGGTGACGGAGAAGATCAAGATCTTCGCCACCTGCCCGACGCTCGTCATCCCGCCGGCCTTCGCCGCGCGGATGTGCAACACGATCGATTCGATCAGCCACGGCCGCTTCGGGCTCAACCTCATCACCGGCTGGCAGCCGCCCGAATATACCCAGATGGGCCTGTGGCCGGGCGACGAGCATTTCCGCAGCCGCTACAAGGTGCTCGACGAATATGCCCACATCCTGCGCGAGCTGTGGGAAACCGGCACGTCGGACTTCAAGGGGCAATATTACCAGATGGACGATTGCCGCGTGTGGCCGAAGCCCACAGCGGACATGAAGATCATCTGCGCGGGCTCGTCGGACGAGGGCCTCGCTTTCTCGGCCAAATGGGCGGATTATGCCTTCTGCCTCGGCAAGGGCGTCAACACGCCGACCGCCTTCGCCTTCAACAACGACCGGCTGGCCAAGGCGACGGCGGTGACGGGCCGCGATGTGTCGGTCTTCGTCCTCATCATGGTGATCGCCGCCGAGACCGACGAGGAGGCCATGGCCAAGTGGAAGAGCTATAACGACGGGGTCGATATCGACGCCATATCGTGGCTCGCCGAACAGGGCGCCAAGGACAAGGTCAACACCGACACCAATGTCCGCCAGTTGGCCGCACCCGAAGGGGCGGTGAACATCAATATGGGCACATTGGTGGGCAGCTACGAAAGCGTCGCGCGGATGCTGGACGAAATGGCCGAGGTGCCGAACACCGGCGGCGTGCTGCTCACCTTCGACGATTTCGTCGAAGGGGTGGAGAATTTCGGGACGCGGATCCAGCCGCTGATGAGGAGCCGGCGGTAG
- a CDS encoding diacylglycerol/lipid kinase family protein, with protein MSDLPRSAVLIVNAKARRGQKLFREACTKLKAAGIDLIATHALTDPDQLVPTVKQAVADGAPMVIVGGGDGSLSSSVDYLVGTDCVFALLPFGTANSFARSLCIPLDIDGAIDVIATGQRRRIDLGMIDGDYYANCAAIGISPLIAQTVPHNLKKVAGRPGYLTWAAIQSFRFKPFHLIVDDGHTRSETEALEVRIANGAYHGGTELVDAQVDSGEIVVQVVVGKVKRRLAWSWLLAILRHRSMKDTVVEYRGREMRIETIPPLPISIDGEVTVNTPVTAKVARGVIEVAAPRDEQEDCPV; from the coding sequence ATGTCCGATCTGCCCCGCTCCGCCGTCCTGATCGTCAACGCCAAGGCGCGGCGCGGGCAGAAGCTGTTCCGCGAGGCGTGCACCAAGCTGAAGGCGGCGGGCATCGACCTGATCGCCACCCACGCGTTGACCGATCCCGACCAGCTGGTGCCCACCGTCAAGCAGGCCGTGGCGGACGGCGCGCCGATGGTGATCGTCGGCGGCGGCGACGGATCGCTTTCCTCCTCGGTCGATTATCTGGTCGGCACCGATTGCGTCTTCGCGCTGCTGCCGTTCGGCACCGCCAACAGCTTCGCCCGATCTTTGTGCATCCCGCTCGACATCGATGGCGCGATCGACGTGATCGCGACCGGCCAGCGCCGCCGCATCGATCTCGGCATGATCGACGGCGATTATTACGCCAATTGCGCCGCGATCGGCATCTCGCCGCTCATCGCGCAGACGGTGCCGCACAATCTGAAGAAGGTCGCCGGGCGGCCCGGCTATCTCACCTGGGCGGCGATCCAGTCCTTCCGCTTCAAGCCCTTCCACCTGATCGTTGACGACGGCCATACCCGCAGCGAGACCGAGGCGCTCGAGGTGCGAATCGCCAACGGCGCCTATCATGGCGGCACCGAACTGGTCGACGCGCAGGTCGACAGCGGCGAGATCGTGGTGCAGGTCGTCGTCGGCAAGGTGAAGCGCCGCCTGGCGTGGAGCTGGCTGCTCGCGATCCTGCGCCACCGCAGCATGAAGGACACGGTCGTCGAATATCGCGGCCGGGAAATGCGGATCGAGACCATCCCGCCGCTCCCCATCTCGATCGACGGCGAGGTGACCGTCAACACGCCGGTGACGGCCAAGGTGGCGCGCGGCGTGATCGAGGTCGCGGCGCCACGGGATGAGCAGGAGGATTGTCCGGTCTGA
- the glpX gene encoding class II fructose-bisphosphatase: MVQASKALDRVLVLEMVRVTEAAAIAASTLVGRGDEKAADHVAVEAMRAAFNELDFDGTVVIGEGERDEAPMLYIGEKVGKASPGSPKIDIALDPLEGTTLTAKAFPNALAVLAIAEEGGLLNAPDVYMDKLAIGPGYEAGLVSLDKSPSENVKALAAAKGVKPDEIMACVLDRPRHEKMIAELRATGCGIVLIPDGDVAGVIAVTNPDTTIDIYMGSGGAPEGVLAAAALKCVGGQFQGRLLFRNDDEKSRAAKWGVTDLDRIYNLDDLVPGDAIFAATGVTDGSLLEGVKRLKGGCMTTESVVMRASSGTVRWVKGEHGKGKC; encoded by the coding sequence ATGGTGCAGGCTTCGAAGGCGCTCGATCGGGTACTCGTGCTCGAAATGGTCCGCGTGACCGAGGCCGCCGCCATCGCCGCCTCCACCCTTGTCGGCCGTGGCGACGAGAAGGCCGCCGATCATGTCGCGGTGGAAGCCATGCGCGCCGCCTTCAACGAGCTGGACTTCGACGGCACCGTCGTGATCGGCGAGGGCGAGCGCGACGAGGCGCCGATGCTCTACATCGGCGAAAAGGTCGGCAAGGCGAGCCCCGGCAGCCCCAAGATCGACATCGCGCTCGATCCGCTGGAAGGCACCACCCTCACCGCCAAGGCCTTCCCCAACGCGCTCGCCGTGCTGGCGATCGCCGAGGAGGGCGGGCTGCTCAACGCGCCCGACGTCTATATGGACAAGCTCGCGATCGGGCCGGGCTACGAGGCCGGCCTCGTCAGCCTCGACAAGAGCCCCAGCGAGAACGTCAAGGCGCTGGCCGCCGCCAAGGGCGTGAAGCCCGACGAGATCATGGCCTGCGTGCTCGATCGCCCGCGCCACGAGAAGATGATCGCCGAACTGCGCGCCACCGGCTGCGGCATCGTGCTGATCCCGGACGGCGACGTGGCGGGCGTGATCGCGGTCACCAACCCCGACACGACGATCGACATCTACATGGGATCGGGCGGGGCGCCGGAAGGCGTGCTGGCGGCGGCCGCGCTCAAGTGCGTCGGCGGCCAGTTCCAGGGCCGGCTCCTCTTCCGTAACGACGACGAGAAGAGCCGCGCCGCCAAGTGGGGCGTCACCGATCTCGACCGGATCTACAATCTCGACGATCTCGTCCCCGGCGACGCGATCTTCGCCGCGACCGGCGTGACCGACGGGTCGCTGCTGGAAGGCGTGAAGCGCCTCAAGGGCGGCTGCATGACAACCGAGAGCGTCGTGATGCGCGCCTCGTCGGGCACGGTGCGCTGGGTGAAGGGCGAGCACGGCAAGGGCAAGTGCTGA
- a CDS encoding DUF983 domain-containing protein translates to MPIAVEPPPASCGIKGICPRCGARTLYDGLLAFAPRCTACGLDFSGFNVGDGPAAFLTTIIGTLVCIGAIALALTVNPPLWVHALLWVPIATVATIGSLRVTKGWLLALEYRNAAREGRIAGNEP, encoded by the coding sequence ATGCCCATCGCTGTCGAGCCGCCGCCCGCCTCCTGCGGCATCAAGGGCATCTGCCCGCGCTGCGGCGCCAGGACGCTGTACGACGGGCTGCTCGCCTTCGCGCCGCGCTGCACGGCGTGCGGGCTGGATTTCTCCGGCTTCAACGTGGGGGACGGGCCGGCCGCCTTCCTGACGACGATCATCGGCACGCTCGTCTGCATCGGCGCGATCGCGCTGGCGTTGACGGTGAACCCGCCGCTCTGGGTCCACGCCCTGCTGTGGGTGCCGATCGCCACCGTCGCCACGATCGGATCGCTGCGCGTCACCAAGGGCTGGCTGCTCGCGCTGGAATATCGCAACGCCGCGCGTGAAGGGCGGATCGCGGGGAACGAGCCATGA
- a CDS encoding cytochrome c oxidase assembly protein gives MATLSHRNRRTSGVMALVAVAMLALGFAAVPLYRMFCQATGFEGTTIRAAAGADAPGEVIGKIVNVRFDANVAHGLGWTFEPEKKVARVAVGARQMAFYTATNNTDHPITGQASYNVTPDEAGRFFTKIQCFCFTEQTLRPHETVRMPVIYYVDPKLLDDADAKQISEITLSYTFFPVDSEKTPG, from the coding sequence ATGGCGACCCTCTCGCATCGCAACCGCCGCACGAGCGGCGTCATGGCGCTGGTCGCGGTGGCGATGCTGGCGCTGGGCTTCGCCGCCGTGCCGCTCTACCGCATGTTCTGCCAGGCGACCGGTTTCGAGGGCACCACGATCCGCGCCGCCGCCGGCGCGGACGCGCCGGGCGAGGTGATCGGCAAGATCGTCAACGTCCGCTTCGACGCCAATGTCGCCCACGGCCTCGGCTGGACCTTCGAGCCCGAGAAGAAGGTCGCCCGCGTCGCCGTCGGCGCGCGCCAGATGGCCTTCTACACCGCCACCAACAACACCGATCATCCGATCACGGGGCAGGCCAGCTACAATGTCACGCCCGACGAGGCGGGGCGGTTCTTCACCAAGATCCAATGCTTCTGCTTCACCGAACAGACGCTGCGCCCGCATGAGACGGTGCGGATGCCGGTGATCTATTATGTCGATCCGAAGCTGCTCGACGACGCTGATGCGAAGCAGATCAGCGAAATCACGCTTTCCTACACATTCTTCCCGGTGGATTCGGAAAAAACACCGGGCTAA
- the hemB gene encoding porphobilinogen synthase: protein MTASFPALRLRRTRRTAWSRAMVAETHLSPANLIWPLFVTEGRDVEEPIATLPGVSRWSIDRVGARAKEAEALGIPCIALFPNTPRELRTERGEEALNPNNLMCRAIRAIKDAAPGVGILTDVALDPYTAHGHDGLVDAAGYVLNDETSELLVEQALVQARAGADIVAPSDMMDGRVGAIRAALEGEGLGHVQIMAYAAKYASAFYGPFRDAVGSRGLLKGDKRGYQMDPANAEEALREVALDLAEGADSVMVKPGLPYLDIVARVKARFEVPVFAYQVSGEYAMIEAAVAAGAGDRDALVLETLMAFRRAGCSGVLTYHAAHAARLMRG from the coding sequence ATGACCGCCAGCTTCCCCGCCCTCCGCCTCCGCCGTACCCGCCGCACCGCCTGGAGCCGGGCGATGGTCGCCGAGACACATCTGTCGCCCGCGAACCTCATCTGGCCCCTGTTCGTGACCGAGGGGCGCGACGTGGAGGAGCCGATCGCGACCCTGCCCGGCGTGTCGCGCTGGTCGATCGACCGGGTGGGCGCGCGCGCGAAGGAAGCCGAGGCGCTCGGCATCCCGTGCATCGCGCTGTTCCCCAACACGCCGCGCGAACTGCGGACCGAGCGGGGTGAGGAAGCGCTCAATCCCAACAATCTGATGTGCCGCGCGATCCGGGCGATCAAGGATGCGGCGCCGGGCGTGGGGATCCTCACCGACGTGGCGCTCGACCCTTATACGGCGCACGGGCACGACGGGCTGGTGGACGCGGCCGGTTACGTCCTCAACGACGAGACGAGCGAACTGCTGGTCGAGCAGGCGCTGGTGCAGGCGCGGGCGGGGGCGGATATCGTGGCGCCGTCGGACATGATGGACGGGCGGGTCGGCGCGATCCGCGCGGCGCTGGAGGGCGAGGGGCTCGGCCATGTCCAGATCATGGCCTATGCCGCCAAATATGCCTCGGCCTTCTACGGCCCGTTCCGCGACGCGGTGGGCTCGCGTGGGCTGCTCAAGGGCGACAAGCGCGGTTACCAGATGGACCCGGCCAATGCCGAGGAAGCGCTGCGCGAGGTGGCGCTCGATCTGGCTGAGGGCGCGGACAGCGTGATGGTGAAGCCTGGGCTGCCCTATCTCGACATCGTCGCCCGCGTGAAGGCGCGGTTCGAGGTGCCGGTGTTCGCCTATCAGGTGTCGGGCGAATATGCGATGATCGAGGCGGCGGTCGCGGCGGGCGCGGGCGATCGCGACGCGCTGGTGCTGGAGACGCTGATGGCCTTCCGCCGCGCCGGCTGTTCGGGCGTGCTGACCTATCATGCGGCGCATGCGGCGCGACTGATGCGGGGCTGA
- a CDS encoding SURF1 family protein has protein sequence MILRRAARLPLLPTVIVALAVGAMIALGLWQLRRAEWKEALLVLYTQNSRRPAVTFPLVGDESYLFRRSSLMCLEASGWTIESGINRAGQSGWRHLARCRTGIEGPGALVDLGWSKGFDVKPAWGGGRITGSIASKPDHRSLIASFTGEKAEPGLMLIADQAAPGLEPSGRPSVADIPNNHRAYAVQWFIFAALAVVIYGIALRRRGNKRTVRAE, from the coding sequence ATGATCCTGCGCCGCGCCGCCCGCCTGCCCTTGCTGCCCACCGTCATCGTCGCGCTGGCGGTGGGGGCGATGATCGCGCTCGGCCTGTGGCAGCTGCGCCGCGCCGAGTGGAAGGAGGCGCTGCTCGTCCTCTACACGCAGAACAGCCGGCGCCCGGCGGTCACCTTCCCGCTGGTCGGCGACGAATCCTACCTGTTCCGCCGCTCCTCGCTGATGTGTCTCGAGGCGAGCGGCTGGACGATCGAATCGGGCATCAACCGCGCCGGCCAATCCGGCTGGCGCCACCTCGCCCGCTGCCGCACCGGGATCGAGGGGCCGGGCGCGCTGGTCGATCTCGGCTGGTCGAAGGGCTTCGACGTGAAGCCGGCGTGGGGCGGGGGCCGCATCACCGGATCGATCGCCAGCAAGCCCGATCACCGCAGCCTGATCGCGTCCTTCACCGGCGAGAAAGCCGAACCCGGCCTGATGCTCATCGCCGACCAGGCCGCGCCGGGGCTGGAACCCAGCGGCCGCCCCTCGGTGGCGGATATCCCCAACAACCATCGCGCCTATGCCGTGCAATGGTTCATCTTCGCCGCGCTGGCGGTGGTGATCTATGGCATCGCGCTCAGGCGGCGGGGCAACAAGCGCACCGTTCGTGCTGAGTAG